The following are from one region of the Anomaloglossus baeobatrachus isolate aAnoBae1 chromosome 1, aAnoBae1.hap1, whole genome shotgun sequence genome:
- the OCLN gene encoding occludin: protein MSSRPFESPPPYRPDEYKPSIYAPSQDMYGGKMPSQPAYSYYPEDEIQHFYRWSSPPGIIKIMAILIVVMCVGIFACVASTLPWDLDITGQSMGYGMGGYSGYSGAYNGYGFGSSQMGYGFAYGGNYTDPRAAKGFILAMAAFCFICGMVIFVMTVTRTQMSTTRRFYLIVMIVSGIMAGLVFIATIVYIMGVNPVAQASGSAFYTQILSLCNQFYSPVTTGVFVNQYLYHYCVVEPQEAIAIVLGFLIVVAFAIIIFFAVKTRRKINHYGKQNILWKKTPCEEQGDPNVEEWVKNVSSDPEQIPAMSEYNEKVSVSVMERSVNGLQAYSEHSFRSQPMPEEVYPVKNESGFSPNVYSSSSEASKKAPRKKRPGRARRSPNDYDTDYTTGGESGEELDDDDWESEYPPITSDQQRQDYKREFDADLQEYKRLQAELEDVTKALAQLDTELDAHPEGSQSYKAVADEYNRLKDIKSSSDYTSKKRHCKQLKGKLNHIKLMVSDYDRSK from the exons ATGTCTTCCAGGCCATTTGAAAGTCCGCCACCTTATCGACCAGATGAGTA CAAACCATCCATTTATGCCCCCAGTCAGGACATGTACGGAGGGAAGATGCCCTCACAGCCTGCATATTCCTATTACCCTGAAGATGAAATCCAGCACTTCTACAGATGGAGTTCTCCACCAGGAATCATCAAGATAATGGCCATTCTTATTGTGGTGATGTGTGTGGGAATTTTTGCCTGTGTGGCTTCCACGTTACCATGGGACTTGGACATCACTGGACAGTCTATGGGATATGGCATGGGAGGGTATTCTGGTTATTCCGGTGCATACAATGGCTATGGTTTTGGATCATCGCAGATGGGTTATGGCTTTGCTTATGGAGGGAACTACACTGATCCACGTGCTGCCAAAGGGTTCATCCTTGCTATGGCTGCATTTTGCTTTATATGTGGTATGGTAATCTTTGTAATGACTGTAACAAGAACCCAGATGTCCACCACTCGGAGATTCTACCTGATTGTTATGATCGTCAGCGGGATCATGGCAGGATTGGTCTTCATTGCTACGATTGTCTATATCATGGGAGTTAATCCTGTAGCCCAAGCGTCTGGATCTGCCTTCTACACACAGATTTTATCCCTATGCAACCAGTTCTACTCTCCTGTAACTACTGGGGTGTTTGTTAATCAGTATCTCTATCACTATTGTGTCGTGGAACCACAAGAG GCTATTGCCATTGTCCTCGGTTTCTTGATAGTTGTGGCGTTTGCCATTATCATATTCTTTGCTGTGAAAACAAGGAGGAAGATCAACCACTATGGGAAGCAGAACATTTTATGGAAGAAAACACCATGTGAGGAACAGGGAGATCCAAATGTGGAGGAGTGG GTGAAAAACGTGTCCTCAGATCCCGAGCAGATACCGGCCATGTCCGAATACAATGAGAAGGTCAGCGTGTCAGTTATGGAGCGAAGTGTAAATGGACTTCAAGCTTATTCAGAGCACAGCTTCAGATCACAACC AATGCCAGAAGAAGTATACCCAGTGAAAAATGAATCTGGATTTTCGCCAAACGTTTATAGCAGTAGCTCTGAAGCGAGTAAGAAAGCGCCTCGCAAGAAACGGCCAGGTAGAGCCAGGAGGTCTCCCAATGACTATGACACGGACTACACCACAGGAGGAGAGTCTGGAGAAGAGCTGGATGATGATGACTGGGAAAG TGAATACCCCCCCATCACTTCAGACCAGCAGAGACAAGACTACAAGCGAGAGTTTGATGCCGATCTGCAGGAATACAAGAGGTTACAAGCCGAACTGGAGGACGTCACAAAAGCTTTGGCCCAGCTGGATACTGAGCTAGATGCACACCCAGAAGGAAGCCAGTCGTACAAG GCTGTTGCTGATGAATATAATCGTTTAAAGGACATTAAATCG TCTTCCGATTACACAAGCAAAAAAAGACATTGCAAGCAGCTGAAGGGCAAACTGAACCACATCAAGCTTATGGTCAGCGACTATGACCGCAGTAAATAA